The following is a genomic window from Fundidesulfovibrio soli.
ACCCCCATAAACAAAAGGGGCACAATGCCGATGAGCAGGCAGAAGCCCACCAGTTTGGACCGCAGGGTGAGGCGTGTTTTCACGGTGTACTCCTTGAAGAAAGACGGCCGCGAAACTAGCCCCGGAGGATGATGGCTTGAAGGAAACAAGGTGACGCTTGTGTGACGATGCGTACGTTCCTGCGCGGCCGCGCGCCGGATGGAGCGGGTCATGGTTTCGTCACATGGCGGGGATAGGCTGCAATTGCCGCGTGAACGCGGTCATACCGTCCGGACAAGGAAGGCTTTATGACCCCAGAAGGCAGCGTCAAGCGCAAGAATTACGTCATCGACACCAACGTCCTCATCGAAAATCCCAACTCGGTCATGGCGTTGCGCAACGGCAACGAAAACAACATCTTCATCCCCTACCACGTGCTCATGGAGCTTGAGACGCTCAAGAACACTCCCAAGCTCCGCCACATCGTCTCCAAGGTGATCGCCAACCTCATCGAAAACCGCGAGCACATCACCTTCATCCGCAACGGCGAGTCCGAATCCCCCTTCACCAACATCGTCGACAACTACATCCTGCGCGAGATCGAATCCGCCCAGGACATCCCGGACCCCATCCTCGTCACCAACGACCGGCTGCTCCAACTCCAGGCCTCGCTGCGCAACATACGCAGCGAGGAGCTGCGCGACTCCAAGCCCTTCGAGTCCGAGTCGCAGCTGTACACGGGCATCGTGGAAGACCCCGCGGACGCCCCGCCCAACTCCTTCTTCTGGCGCGACGGCAAGGCCGTGCTCCTGGCCCCGGACGGTGAGAAGACCATCGGCTACGTCAACGACGTCTGGAACCTCAAGCCGCGCACCGCCTACCAGAACCTGGCCCTGGAGCTGATCGTTGCCGGGCACGTGGACCTGGTCTCCATCCAGAGCGAGGCCGGGTTCGGCAAGACCTACCTGGCCCTGGCGGCCGCGCTCTACCTGACGCTTGAACGCAAGCTCTACGACAAGATCTTCGTGGTGAAGCCCACCATCGAGATCGGCGCCAAGATGGGCTTCCTGCCGGGCGACGTCTCGGAGAAGATGGAGCCCTACATGAAGTACGTGTTCGACCTGCTGCTCAAGCTGCACAGGCTGCGCCCGGCCAACAAGCTCTTCCACAACCCCAACGAGGAAGTGCTGCGCTTCAACGCCAAGAAGTTCGAGGTGCTGCCCCTGGCCTACGTGCGGGGCATGAACATAGAGAACGCCGTGGTGATCATCGACGAGGCCCAGAACCTCTCCAGGACGGAGGTGCGGGCGGTGCTCACCCGCATGGGCGAGGGCGTGAAGTGCGTGTGCCTGGGCGACACCTCGCAGGTGGACAACCCCTACTTGAACGAGGCCAACAACGGGCTCAACTGGATCGTGCGCAAGTTCAAGGGGTTCGCCAACTACGGGCACATCGTGCTCAAGGGCGACCGCTCGCGCGGGCCCATCACTGACATGGTGCTGAAGAGCAAGCTGTAGGATCGATCAGATAATGAAAAGGCCGCCAGCCGGGACGGACCGGTTGGCGGCGTTTTTTGTTGGCCCGGATGATTGCATTGCGCCCCGGAGGCGGTTGCGGCGGTCGCACGGCGGTGCTGTATTTGAAGAACATCCCCGCCACGCGACCGCCGCAACCGCCTCCGGGGCGTACAGATTACTGCGCGCCAAGCAGCGCCGCCCCGCCCTGCCAGAGCATGGCCATGCCCGAGGCGGCCAACAGGGCCAGCAACGCGCGCCGGAACGCCTTGTCCCCCACGCGGCCGCAGAGCGCCGCGCCCGAATACAGCCCCAAGGCCAGCGCGGGCATTGACCAGGCGTACATGGCCAGCACCGGGGGCGTCACCAGCCCCTGCAGGCCCTGCACGCTCACCGCGCCCACGCCCGCGAGCAGGAAATAGGTGGTCAGGGTGGCGCGCACGGCGTCGCGGCCCCAGGGCTGGCAGGCGATCCAGGCCACCACGGGCGGCCCGTTGACCCCGATGCTCACCCCCATGCAGCCCGAAACGAGGCCCGCCACCGTGGCCCAGGCCGGGCGCGGCGGCCCGGTGCATCTGGGCGGGCGCAGCGACTGCGCGGTCAGCGCCAGGATCGCCGCCCCAAGAAGCGCCTTCAGGGCCGAGTCCGGGGCGTTGCGCAGCATGAGCCCCCCAACCGCCATGCCGGGCACGGCCCCCAGCAGCAGCCTGCGCACGGCTCCGCCTTGGATGTGGTGGCGCAGCCGCTGCGTGAGCATCACGTTGATGGTCACGGCCATGAGGCAGCCCACGGGCACGGCCGCTCGGATGCCCAGCAACGCCACCAGCAGGGGCATGGCCACCAGGGTGGAGCCGAACCCGGCGAAGCCCTGGGTGAACCCGGCCAGCGCGGCGATGCCCGCCAGGGCCGCTATCAGGGGTGCATCCACGTCCGGCTCCTACCGCCCGGCGCCAGCGCGAAGCGCTTCGGGGCCGAACACGTCGGCCATGACGTCCAGGGCGAAGCGCGCCGACACCGTGGCCGGGCCGCCGCCCATCTCGATGCCCACCTCCACGGCCTCCAGCACCTGCCGGGGGCCGGCCCCGGCGGCGGCCGCCTGCTCGATGTGCCACTGCATGCAGGAGCGGCAGTCGATGACCACCGAGATGCCCACGGCGATGAGCTCCTTGGTCTGCTTGGGCAGCGCGCCGTCGGAGTAGGCGGCCTGCTCCATGTCCAGAAAGGCCTTGTACACCGGGCTGCCCATGGCCAGCAGCCGGGCGTGGGCCTTCTTGCGCTCCCTGGTGAGCCGGGAAAGTTCCTCGTCGGGCATGGCCGTCCTCCCTGTTCGCTGAATCAGAACGATGCGTGGTTGCCAAAGCCGTTGCCTAGAGGGGTAATCCCGGGGTAGGCCGATGGCAAACGAATAGTCTCGAACACTCAGTTCAAGGAAATCGAACAATGCTGGACCTGCACCTTTTGCGCACCTTCCTGGCCGTGGCCGCCGGGCTCTCCTTCCGGCAGGCGGCGGCGCGGCTGCATTACGCCCCCTCCACGGTCACGGCGCAGATCAAGGCCCTGGAGGAGCAGGCGGGCCAGCCCCTGTTCGTGCGCTCTGGCCGGACGGTGCTGCTCACGGAGCACGGGGCGCGCCTGGTGCCCCAGGCCCGCAGGCTGCTGGACGTGGAGCGCGAGGCCCGGGCCGCGCTCACCGGCGGGGAGGGCGAGCCGGGGGAGCTGGCCGTGCGCGTGTCCGAGAGCCTGGGCATCCGGCTGATGCCGCGCGTGCTGCCCATGCTGCGCGTCCGCTTCCCGCATGTGCGGGTCTCCCTCTCCACGCGGTCGCTGCACGGGCTGGCGCGCGACGTGCTCCACGGGGTCACGGAACTGGCCGTGATCCTCTCGGAGCCGTTCGCGGCGGAGGGTGTGGAAGTGGAGGCGCTGCGCAGGGTGCCGCTGGTGGTCATCGCCGCGCCCGGGACGGCCCCCGGCGGGGGTGGGAAGGTCTGCGCGCGGGACCTGGACGGGGTGCCCCTGGTGCTCACGCCCCACGTCTGGAGCGCGCGCGGGCTGCTGGACCGATCCCTGGCCAGGGCCCACGCCAGCACGCCGGGCGTGGTGGAGTGCGCCAGCGTGGAGATGGTCAAGCGCTGCGTGGCAGCCGGGCTGGGCATCTCCCTGGTGCCGGGGTTCACGGTGGAGCGCGAGGCCGCTCGTGGGGAGCTGGAAGTTCTGGGCTGGGCCGGGGAGGAGCTTTCCGTGCCCGTGCTGCTGGTCAAGGCCGGGGGGAGGAGACTGTCCGGGGCGGCGGCGGCCTTCGAGGAGGCCGTGCGCCGCTGCGTGGGGGACGACCCCGGTTTGGGCGGGGTTGTGCCGGCTGCCGGCCCGCCATGCGGCGGGCCTGCGCCCGGCTAGCCTGCCATGCGGCGGGGTTCGGCGGCGCGCTGGTCCTCGCGGGTGGGGATCATGCCCACGCGGTCGCGCCCGGCGTTCTTGGCGGCGTAGAGGGCCTGGTCCGCCTGGCTGAGCAGGCTCGCGGGGGTGGCGGCCTGTCCGGGCACGAACGAGGCCAGCCCGATGGAGACGGTCACGGGTATGACGCGCCCGGCGTAGCGCGTGGCGGCGTCCGCCACGCGGCGGCGCAGCCTCTCGGCCAGCATCCAGGCGTGGGCCTGCCCGGTGTGCGGCAGGATGACGGCGAACTCCTCGCCGCCGAAGCGGGCCACGAAATCGGTCTCGCGCAGGCCGGTCTCCAGGGCCTGGGCGGCGTTGCGCAGCACGGCGTCACCGGCCAGGTGGCCGTGGGTGTCGTTGACCTGCTTGAAGTGGTCCAGGTCCGCCATCATGAGCACGAAGCCTTCCTTGTGGCGCATGTGGCGCTTGAGCTCGTGGTCGAGGCGGGCGTCAAAGCTCCGGCGGTTGAAGAGGCCGGTGAGCCCGTCGCGGTCCGCCCTCTGCTTGAAGCGCAGGAAGTCCAGCACGTTGCGCAGCCAGGGCGCGAGCTGGTGCACGGCCTGGCGGGCCAGCTCCTGCTCGTTGCGGTCCAGGTCGCGCTCCAGAAGGACGGAGACGCAGCCGAAGGGCTTCTCACCGTTGTGCAGGGGCACCAGCAGCGCCAGGCCGGGTTCGGTGCGGGCTGCCGGATTCCCGCCGGGAAATTCATGGACGCTGTACGCGCGCGAGGGCAGCCCGCCGATGCGGGAGGCCAGGTCCTGCAGGTAGTCCAGCCGGGTTGCCTTGGCCGCGTCGGGCACCTCCGCGGGCAGGAACATGTGCATCTCGGGGTCGCCGTCCCAGAATACGCCCAGCACCTCAGTGACGGGGAAGAGCCGGGCCAGGCCGTCGCTCAGCGCGGCCAGCACCTCGGGCATCTCCAGGCTGGAGATCGCCTTGGAGAGCAGACCCTGGCGGAAGGCCAGCATGGAGTTCTCGTGGGCCATCTGGTCGCGCTCGCGCTGGGCGTCGGCCAGCAGGGCGGACATCTCGTCGAAGAGCTGCGCGGCCTGGCGGGCGTTCTCCAGCGCGGAGACGATGCGCGCCTTGGCCATGGGCGGCTTGAGGCAGGCCACGAAGCCTTGGGCCAGCACCTCCTCGCGCGAGGGCGGGGGCGAGTCCCCGGCCACCAGCACCTTGCGGGCCCCCGCCATCCAGGAGGGCGGGGCGTGGCGCAGGGAGCGCCAGAGGTCAAGGTCCACGAACACGGCCAGGGGCGCGGCGCGGTCGAAGTCGGCCTGGCTCGGCAGGTCGCGGGCCTCGAAGCGCTGCAGCGGTTCGCTCTCTCCGACAGCCAGGCGGATCTTCCGGGCCGGCTGGCCGGAGACCCCCAACAGCCAGACCGGACGGGTCCGCTTGCCGGTGGCGCGCTTGCGCGTGGTGCGTGGTGCGGTGCTCATGCCTGCGGGCAAGCAAGTTTGGTGCCGGAAAATCTTGCCGGTGGGCCGCGCGAGGGGCGGCGGCGGTAACATGTTCGTCATGATGGCGGGGTAGAGAATAGTTGGACATCCGTTCGCCGGGTGCTAGAAAGTGAGCCTGGAACATCGGGAGGATCAACTCATGAGCATGACAGGGAAACACAAGGTCGAATTCGCGATCCCCGAGAACGGGCTGGCCGACTGGCTGCGCACCTTGGCCGACCAGATCGAGGCGGGCGCCCTTGGCGCTGGCGAGGCTCCGGTGAGCCTGGAGGGTTACCGCGGGCTCAAGATCGCCGTGAAGCCTTCCGTGGAGGGCGAGCTGCGCGCCAAACTCTCCATCAAGTTCCCCAAGCCTGCGCGGAGCGCGGCGGAGTTGCTGGAGCCGGGCATCCTGGAACCGGGAATCATCGAGGGCGAGGAAGACGAGGAAGAGGGCGAAATGCCCAAGTACAAGTCGCTCAAGAAGCACATGAAATCCACCTTCAAGGCCATCGGCACAGCGCTCGCGGCCGGGCAGACGCCCCCCGCCGCGGAATTCGCCAGCTTCATCGCCGATTCCAAGCTGATGGTGGCCTACCCGGGCAAGGGCGACGAGTTCTATCCCGAATACCTCGAGAAGACGCAGGCCCTTGAAGCGGCCTTCGCCGCGGGCGACCTGGAGGCAATGAAGGCCATGCACCAGGAGCTTGCCCGGCTCAAGCGGGAGTGCCACTCCCGCCACGCGTGAGGCCCGCGCAACCCGCTTCGGCACATCACCTTTTCCGCACCGGGCGCGCCCGCTCTTGCCGCGCCCGGGGCGAAAGCATAGAGGCGTCGCATGTCCACACCATCCATCGAACTGGTGAAGCCGGGCTCCCCGGCCTGCGCCAGCATTGACCTGTCCTCCATCCCCCGCGAGGTCACCGACTGGGACCTGGAGACCTACCTGGGCCTCACCTGCGCCGGGGTCACGCCCGAGCAGGCCGAGTCCATCAGAAACCCCAGGACCCGCTATCCGCGCCAGGAATACGTGCTGGCGGTGCACTGGCACCCCGAACAGGTGCCCATGCCCATCATCAGGGAGCGCATCGCGGCCATGTTCCCCTCCAGCCGTGACGAGCTGATCATCCCCACCCAGCACAACCAGCTGCTCACCTGGGGCGACTACGCGGGCGTGGAGGTGGACTGCTACTCCCACGGCTTCAACCGCAAGGTGCAGCTGCTCATCCACCTGCGCGCCGACAGGCTGGAGCGCGCGGGCGTGCTTTCCAACATGCTGCGCCACACCTTCAAGTACCGTTCGTCCCAGCTCTACGAATACCTCGACGCCATGTGCGAGCCCGAGTGGGCCGAGCGCCGCCAACAGGCGGCGGGCATGGCCGGCTCCGACGAGGACGTGGTGGAGTTCGTCTCCATCTACGCCCGCAGGCTCAAGGAACTCGTGATCATGAACGAGTCCCGCACGCCGGAGGACGCCTTCAAGAACAAGCTGGTGCGCAACTATTTCGACTGCCTGCGCCAGATCCACGACCCGCGCCTGGTGAACAAGGCCCAGGTGTTCGCCAAGGCCGTGAAGGAGGTCGTGAAGGAGAACTTCTCCCTGGCCTACTTCTACCGCGCCTCCGAGGTGGTGGAGGAAGCCCGCTCCATCGGCGCGGGCGTCGTCATCCCGCACCCGGAGCAGTTCTGGCCCATCCTGCTGCGCAACTACGACGTGGACGGCATCGAGGTCTGGAACCCGCAGTCGCAGCAGTACACCGAGTTCCTCATCAACGTGGTGATCGACCAGAACAGACGCGGCTACCACAAGGACAGGCCCATGCTCATCTTCATGGGCGACGACTGCCACCTGAGCGAGAAGCTCAAGGCCCCGGACGAGCAGGACAAGGACAAGGTCTCCCGCGAGGTGGGCCTGCAGCCCGCCTGGGACGACCTCGGCATAGCCAAGGGGCTGATCATGTCCGGCGTGAGCCGCAAGACCGTCATGGACGAATACCGCGCGCGGCTCGGCTAGGCCGCGCGGGCACAGCAACACCCCCGGCCGGGCGGTACCGCCGCCTCCGGCTGGATCAGGAGACCATCGTCATGCAGTGCGACGACAAGGACAAGGCGGAACAGCCCTCCACGGAGGGCAAGTTCACCTTCGAATCAGCCCAGGACGTCAAGACCCTGGTGGGCTACCTCCGGGCCATCACCGACGGCTTCGAGGCGGGCTCCATGCGCTTCACCCGCAAGGACCTTGATCTGGTGCTCTCCCCCAAGGGGCTCGTCGGCTTCGCCGTGGAGGCCAAGGGCAAGGAGGGCCGCATGAAGCTCACCCTCAAGTTCCACTGGCGCGAGAACGTGGAGGCCAAGGAACCCGAGGAGGACACCCTCTCCATCACTCCCGGGGATGCGAGGTAGGCGATGAAGTTTTTGGACGGCGTGGAGGAGAACTTCCGCTTCATGGTCCTGGAAGTGACCAAGCA
Proteins encoded in this region:
- a CDS encoding PhoH family protein: MTPEGSVKRKNYVIDTNVLIENPNSVMALRNGNENNIFIPYHVLMELETLKNTPKLRHIVSKVIANLIENREHITFIRNGESESPFTNIVDNYILREIESAQDIPDPILVTNDRLLQLQASLRNIRSEELRDSKPFESESQLYTGIVEDPADAPPNSFFWRDGKAVLLAPDGEKTIGYVNDVWNLKPRTAYQNLALELIVAGHVDLVSIQSEAGFGKTYLALAAALYLTLERKLYDKIFVVKPTIEIGAKMGFLPGDVSEKMEPYMKYVFDLLLKLHRLRPANKLFHNPNEEVLRFNAKKFEVLPLAYVRGMNIENAVVIIDEAQNLSRTEVRAVLTRMGEGVKCVCLGDTSQVDNPYLNEANNGLNWIVRKFKGFANYGHIVLKGDRSRGPITDMVLKSKL
- a CDS encoding sulfite exporter TauE/SafE family protein codes for the protein MDAPLIAALAGIAALAGFTQGFAGFGSTLVAMPLLVALLGIRAAVPVGCLMAVTINVMLTQRLRHHIQGGAVRRLLLGAVPGMAVGGLMLRNAPDSALKALLGAAILALTAQSLRPPRCTGPPRPAWATVAGLVSGCMGVSIGVNGPPVVAWIACQPWGRDAVRATLTTYFLLAGVGAVSVQGLQGLVTPPVLAMYAWSMPALALGLYSGAALCGRVGDKAFRRALLALLAASGMAMLWQGGAALLGAQ
- a CDS encoding carboxymuconolactone decarboxylase family protein is translated as MPDEELSRLTRERKKAHARLLAMGSPVYKAFLDMEQAAYSDGALPKQTKELIAVGISVVIDCRSCMQWHIEQAAAAGAGPRQVLEAVEVGIEMGGGPATVSARFALDVMADVFGPEALRAGAGR
- a CDS encoding LysR family transcriptional regulator: MLDLHLLRTFLAVAAGLSFRQAAARLHYAPSTVTAQIKALEEQAGQPLFVRSGRTVLLTEHGARLVPQARRLLDVEREARAALTGGEGEPGELAVRVSESLGIRLMPRVLPMLRVRFPHVRVSLSTRSLHGLARDVLHGVTELAVILSEPFAAEGVEVEALRRVPLVVIAAPGTAPGGGGKVCARDLDGVPLVLTPHVWSARGLLDRSLARAHASTPGVVECASVEMVKRCVAAGLGISLVPGFTVEREAARGELEVLGWAGEELSVPVLLVKAGGRRLSGAAAAFEEAVRRCVGDDPGLGGVVPAAGPPCGGPAPG
- a CDS encoding sensor domain-containing diguanylate cyclase, coding for MSTAPRTTRKRATGKRTRPVWLLGVSGQPARKIRLAVGESEPLQRFEARDLPSQADFDRAAPLAVFVDLDLWRSLRHAPPSWMAGARKVLVAGDSPPPSREEVLAQGFVACLKPPMAKARIVSALENARQAAQLFDEMSALLADAQRERDQMAHENSMLAFRQGLLSKAISSLEMPEVLAALSDGLARLFPVTEVLGVFWDGDPEMHMFLPAEVPDAAKATRLDYLQDLASRIGGLPSRAYSVHEFPGGNPAARTEPGLALLVPLHNGEKPFGCVSVLLERDLDRNEQELARQAVHQLAPWLRNVLDFLRFKQRADRDGLTGLFNRRSFDARLDHELKRHMRHKEGFVLMMADLDHFKQVNDTHGHLAGDAVLRNAAQALETGLRETDFVARFGGEEFAVILPHTGQAHAWMLAERLRRRVADAATRYAGRVIPVTVSIGLASFVPGQAATPASLLSQADQALYAAKNAGRDRVGMIPTREDQRAAEPRRMAG
- a CDS encoding GAK system XXXCH domain-containing protein, which encodes MSMTGKHKVEFAIPENGLADWLRTLADQIEAGALGAGEAPVSLEGYRGLKIAVKPSVEGELRAKLSIKFPKPARSAAELLEPGILEPGIIEGEEDEEEGEMPKYKSLKKHMKSTFKAIGTALAAGQTPPAAEFASFIADSKLMVAYPGKGDEFYPEYLEKTQALEAAFAAGDLEAMKAMHQELARLKRECHSRHA
- a CDS encoding amphi-Trp domain-containing protein, translated to MQCDDKDKAEQPSTEGKFTFESAQDVKTLVGYLRAITDGFEAGSMRFTRKDLDLVLSPKGLVGFAVEAKGKEGRMKLTLKFHWRENVEAKEPEEDTLSITPGDAR